A single Pseudoalteromonas phenolica DNA region contains:
- a CDS encoding helix-turn-helix domain-containing protein: MNKQVNISKEKVRQLRMSKGWPQEQLALASGLSVRTVQRVESEGAASLNTAMSLAATFEVDVSELQQTYQLETSRKQKLQYGLFIGLVILTLSLATQPLPLPDDPYSTYMRFMSYFLAGLGILIMIPNVISAFKHKQFFALALASIGAPLTTILLVGVFYLLLGLGKPKWELFALGLGGACILFKSLKKFNKSK; encoded by the coding sequence ATGAATAAGCAAGTGAACATTTCTAAAGAAAAAGTCCGTCAGTTAAGAATGAGTAAAGGTTGGCCACAAGAGCAATTGGCTCTAGCTTCAGGTTTAAGCGTGCGGACAGTGCAAAGAGTTGAATCCGAAGGCGCTGCGTCTTTGAATACGGCTATGAGTTTAGCTGCAACTTTTGAGGTCGACGTCTCTGAGCTACAACAAACTTATCAACTTGAAACGTCGCGTAAACAAAAACTGCAATACGGCTTGTTTATTGGGTTAGTCATACTAACTTTATCGCTTGCAACTCAACCTTTACCGCTCCCTGATGATCCTTACTCTACTTATATGAGGTTCATGAGTTATTTTCTTGCAGGTCTTGGTATCTTAATCATGATTCCTAATGTCATTTCAGCCTTTAAACACAAACAATTTTTTGCACTTGCATTAGCCTCCATTGGAGCACCTTTGACCACCATACTTCTGGTTGGTGTATTTTATCTTTTACTCGGTCTTGGCAAGCCAAAGTGGGAGTTATTTGCATTGGGGTTAGGCGGAGCCTGTATACTGTTCAAGTCACTGAAAAAATTCAATAAAAGCAAATAA
- a CDS encoding AraC family transcriptional regulator, with product MASVSSAYLHSVLAFLNEQGIAITEIKCDIAQFSSERVAMQTYVDLLNYGAESSELSLFGFELGKCIQARDYGVLGYLVESCENLAQAIDVLRRFDALVADIGQTQLNVTDTFAHLDWQPLITDCKQMVLRNTTAWVATVRKILGETLSPHQVSFSFALSAQEIVQLKAWFKCEIITNANENRISFDRSLLALPFTSENKAIFLALVKLSETELSQKKLYQPELSQTIRNSNIKQQVTTLLSATSSLQGCDQKRIAEALFMSTRTLQRKLKAEQVSFSTMLEAERKSRIDNLLKHNTIAQTAYELGFMEQSSFTHACKKWFGITPLAYQKSLTNKNA from the coding sequence ATGGCGTCAGTCTCAAGTGCATATTTGCACAGTGTTTTGGCTTTTTTGAATGAGCAGGGCATAGCTATAACAGAGATAAAGTGTGATATCGCACAATTCTCATCTGAGCGCGTTGCCATGCAAACCTATGTTGATTTGCTTAATTATGGCGCAGAGAGCTCAGAGCTGAGCTTGTTTGGGTTTGAATTGGGTAAGTGCATTCAAGCAAGAGATTATGGTGTACTGGGCTATTTGGTCGAAAGCTGTGAAAATCTCGCACAGGCCATAGATGTACTCAGGCGATTTGATGCACTGGTGGCTGATATAGGCCAAACTCAGCTAAATGTGACTGACACATTTGCGCACTTAGATTGGCAACCGCTCATCACCGACTGCAAACAGATGGTACTTCGAAATACCACAGCTTGGGTTGCGACGGTGAGAAAAATCCTCGGTGAAACGCTTTCCCCTCATCAAGTGTCATTCAGCTTTGCTCTGTCAGCGCAAGAAATTGTACAGCTAAAAGCGTGGTTTAAGTGCGAGATAATAACAAATGCTAATGAAAACCGCATAAGCTTTGATAGGTCGCTGTTGGCACTTCCATTTACATCTGAAAATAAAGCCATCTTTCTGGCTCTGGTTAAACTTTCTGAAACTGAACTCTCACAAAAAAAGCTTTATCAACCTGAGCTTTCTCAAACTATTCGAAACAGTAACATCAAACAGCAAGTCACTACATTACTCAGTGCTACAAGCAGTTTACAGGGATGTGATCAAAAACGTATAGCCGAAGCACTCTTTATGAGTACGCGAACACTACAAAGAAAGTTGAAAGCGGAGCAAGTGAGTTTTTCGACTATGTTGGAGGCTGAACGTAAATCTCGTATAGATAACTTACTTAAACACAATACCATTGCTCAAACCGCCTATGAACTTGGCTTTATGGAGCAATCTTCATTCACCCATGCATGTAAAAAGTGGTTTGGCATAACACCACTGGCTTATCAAAAATCACTAACAAACAAAAATGCTTAA
- a CDS encoding DUF2490 domain-containing protein — translation MKQVLWSLLFVTCGLFTAKINAEDQQLWVSANKTLFKQGSVSSSFYTELRTKNGVDDLSGLFAGPKLSFKLNEHVKVATAGKFIRLYNTSGDDQLQRLELEASFASGKLASGWRFGLRNRVEYIEKDSETNGRYRIRVSADKDASFAHIKRFHIRQEWILDEDYQLTEYRLVPFAFTLKDALMGAQVSYLLRRKSKTGEYSHVLGLAWQF, via the coding sequence ATGAAACAGGTTTTATGGTCGTTGTTATTTGTGACATGTGGGTTGTTTACAGCAAAGATAAATGCGGAAGATCAGCAATTATGGGTGTCGGCAAATAAGACGCTTTTTAAGCAAGGGTCGGTTTCAAGTTCATTTTACACCGAGTTGAGAACAAAAAATGGAGTAGATGACTTGAGCGGACTATTTGCCGGCCCCAAGTTGAGTTTTAAGCTAAACGAACATGTCAAAGTCGCTACAGCAGGTAAGTTCATTCGCTTGTATAACACCTCAGGTGATGACCAGTTACAACGTTTAGAATTAGAAGCGTCGTTTGCATCAGGAAAATTAGCCAGTGGCTGGCGCTTTGGTTTGCGTAATCGTGTTGAATATATCGAAAAGGACAGCGAAACCAATGGTCGTTATCGTATTAGAGTGAGCGCAGATAAAGATGCATCATTCGCTCATATTAAGCGCTTTCATATCCGCCAAGAGTGGATTTTAGATGAAGACTATCAGCTCACTGAATACCGCCTTGTACCTTTTGCTTTCACTTTAAAAGATGCATTGATGGGGGCGCAAGTCAGCTACTTGTTAAGACGAAAAAGTAAAACCGGAGAATACAGTCATGTATTAGGTCTGGCTTGGCAGTTTTAA
- a CDS encoding RebB family R body protein gives MSDSNEKTISDIITQLSDSSLADTVGLMMQNAVTIQQSSQTVSTASVSTSCAMILSQG, from the coding sequence ATGTCTGATAGCAACGAAAAAACCATTTCTGACATCATCACACAGCTGTCTGATTCAAGCCTCGCTGATACTGTGGGCTTAATGATGCAAAATGCCGTGACCATTCAGCAAAGTTCGCAAACTGTGAGTACGGCTTCTGTCAGTACTTCATGCGCCATGATCTTATCGCAAGGTTAA
- a CDS encoding cupin domain-containing protein: MKQDQINFADKFAKFNEQWSPRVIAEMNDYQFKLVKIQGEFTWHDHKDTDEVFIVIEGEMGIEFRDRVIHLKAGEMCVVSKGEEHKPFAEQECKVMIVEPKGVVNTGEAGGELTAKNDVYI, from the coding sequence ATGAAACAAGATCAGATCAATTTTGCAGACAAATTTGCTAAATTCAATGAGCAATGGTCACCTCGAGTGATTGCAGAGATGAACGATTATCAGTTTAAACTGGTTAAAATTCAGGGCGAGTTTACCTGGCACGATCACAAAGACACAGATGAAGTCTTTATTGTCATCGAAGGCGAGATGGGTATTGAGTTTCGCGACAGAGTTATACACCTTAAGGCAGGTGAAATGTGTGTGGTTTCAAAAGGCGAAGAACACAAGCCATTTGCAGAACAAGAATGTAAGGTAATGATTGTTGAGCCAAAAGGGGTGGTAAATACCGGTGAGGCTGGCGGTGAACTGACTGCAAAAAACGATGTGTATATTTAA
- a CDS encoding DUF2834 domain-containing protein, whose amino-acid sequence MAKVYLLLAFLGAVLPYGALLPWLFDNGLNLQLLWQAITANNISVLAWLDVVIAAVALICFIVTDSNKHQVRGAAFAIIATLTVGVACGLPLYLYLKEKNR is encoded by the coding sequence ATGGCAAAAGTTTATTTATTGCTCGCTTTTTTGGGCGCGGTACTCCCATATGGTGCCTTATTACCTTGGTTATTTGATAATGGCTTAAATCTACAATTACTTTGGCAAGCAATCACAGCAAACAATATCAGCGTGTTAGCTTGGTTAGATGTGGTGATAGCCGCAGTGGCACTTATTTGCTTCATCGTAACAGATAGCAACAAGCATCAAGTTAGAGGCGCTGCATTTGCGATAATCGCGACCTTGACTGTCGGTGTAGCGTGCGGCTTGCCACTGTATTTATATCTCAAAGAAAAGAATAGGTAA
- a CDS encoding ATP-grasp domain-containing protein: protein MSVNTALNTLKLNGRIAVIYSADPAQVGSVIYRSYNTRSWKSYQKVANDIKVGLKQAGFNHVICLADDQHLARQLAENKIDFAWLNTGGMQGADPCCHGAALLESLGIPYVGHTPLNAALMDNKFLFKKLLQQLAIPTAEYVLWHPEKLNTAEELVLRHNKLHFFGDAKLIVKPVSGRASNHVYLVSSLSELNEVCQQVFSHTQSAVLIEQFLPGDEYCASVIPTMGELASPTCFGIYQRNLGPGNSIFTSMDIKPIGTDSIIILSDEQQVHLNETVTAYCRKLFSVLNLYGLFRLDLRMDEQGQLCVLEANPKPDLGAVHNGTGSLVAMGLQELKVSYTQFLDYLVQVSLSHLSLHRTPKYHALLARIGAPCQ from the coding sequence ATGTCTGTTAATACGGCACTGAATACACTGAAATTAAATGGACGTATTGCGGTGATTTATTCTGCTGATCCTGCACAAGTAGGTTCAGTGATTTATCGAAGCTACAACACGCGAAGCTGGAAAAGCTATCAAAAGGTGGCGAATGATATCAAGGTGGGTCTAAAGCAAGCGGGATTTAATCATGTTATTTGTTTAGCAGATGATCAGCATTTAGCTAGGCAGTTAGCTGAAAATAAAATCGACTTTGCTTGGCTAAATACGGGGGGGATGCAAGGCGCAGATCCCTGTTGCCATGGTGCTGCACTTTTAGAAAGTTTGGGGATCCCTTATGTTGGGCATACGCCGCTTAATGCAGCGCTTATGGATAATAAGTTTTTATTTAAAAAGCTGTTACAGCAACTTGCTATTCCTACTGCAGAGTATGTGCTCTGGCACCCTGAAAAGCTAAATACAGCTGAAGAATTGGTGCTCAGGCATAACAAACTTCACTTCTTTGGCGATGCCAAACTCATAGTTAAACCCGTATCGGGGCGAGCTTCTAACCATGTGTATTTAGTGAGCTCTTTGAGCGAATTAAATGAGGTTTGTCAGCAGGTGTTTTCTCACACACAAAGTGCCGTTTTAATTGAGCAGTTTTTACCAGGAGACGAGTATTGTGCTTCAGTGATCCCAACCATGGGTGAACTGGCTTCGCCCACCTGTTTTGGTATATATCAGCGTAATTTAGGACCTGGCAATTCCATATTTACGTCAATGGATATTAAACCAATCGGTACTGATTCCATTATTATATTATCTGATGAACAGCAAGTGCATCTTAATGAGACAGTGACAGCTTATTGTAGAAAGCTCTTTTCAGTGTTGAATTTATATGGCTTGTTTAGGCTCGATTTGAGAATGGATGAACAAGGGCAGTTATGCGTTCTTGAAGCAAACCCCAAACCTGACCTAGGGGCTGTACACAATGGTACAGGCAGTTTAGTTGCAATGGGTTTGCAAGAGCTCAAAGTTTCTTATACCCAGTTTTTAGACTATTTAGTCCAAGTCAGTTTGAGCCACTTATCTTTGCATCGAACACCTAAATATCATGCGCTGTTAGCACGAATAGGTGCGCCATGTCAGTAA
- a CDS encoding DUF2589 domain-containing protein — MINLQEFVQTIHTATAAAGEALIQKNLGLIDQFFEPVEEEHEQSASGNARKAAINARAEVQPSKEDTPVQVMKPRMVAVQYPKTTKDGASIQTVNVPLITLVPLSQVELKEMEFATELELSVNGEDLQVSFPKRTAKSQDLAAEGANLGNGGKAKLEVKIAAMETPDGLRYLVDGYERALRSQIPG; from the coding sequence ATGATCAACCTACAAGAATTCGTTCAAACGATACACACTGCCACAGCTGCAGCTGGCGAAGCATTAATACAAAAAAATCTCGGCCTTATTGATCAGTTTTTTGAGCCTGTTGAAGAGGAGCATGAACAATCAGCGTCAGGTAATGCCCGAAAAGCTGCGATTAATGCGCGCGCTGAAGTACAGCCTTCTAAAGAAGACACTCCAGTTCAAGTGATGAAACCTCGTATGGTCGCGGTGCAATATCCAAAAACCACCAAGGATGGCGCCAGTATTCAAACGGTCAATGTGCCTTTGATCACCCTAGTGCCCCTTTCTCAAGTTGAGCTCAAAGAGATGGAATTTGCCACTGAACTGGAACTCAGCGTAAACGGTGAAGACTTGCAAGTGTCCTTCCCAAAACGCACAGCCAAGAGTCAAGATTTAGCCGCTGAAGGAGCTAACTTAGGCAATGGCGGCAAGGCGAAACTAGAAGTAAAAATCGCCGCCATGGAAACCCCAGATGGCTTACGTTATTTGGTTGATGGATATGAACGTGCGTTACGTTCTCAGATCCCAGGATAA
- a CDS encoding ABC transporter substrate-binding protein, translated as MSKGQVILTLFFTIFLCAFKAQAFEVGFCDRMFIAYQKVAPEHNGLTCKKRFVKSAKTGRLKEQAELNRYPDPQFNILVLSPKWSTAYDISTAEIARDFRNSGIKTNFTLFNYEGNEIEAEAMITWAQLKQFDLIFSMGSKATDFVSRNYKHGTIPVVSACSKDPIAMGYVDPLLMKSQTNIAYTSLNINVDTQLAYIKSKFLSDLTDLAIIYDTNNTSSVVTQVRPFLSLQEAYKVKVSEIGVDLKDPNHNLERKMQEFVELDKSNQAKAFLVTGSSELYENVDLINAYAQNVPVLSVTPSHVEGGERSVFMAIGVSFESNARLAANYAKRILMHKGKPGELPVGLVKAPDIAINLMRKPDEITSLPINFLEDALHIFNSQGEPMKVGGLIMSSTQL; from the coding sequence ATGTCAAAAGGACAAGTAATATTGACGCTGTTTTTCACAATTTTTTTATGTGCGTTCAAAGCTCAGGCTTTCGAAGTGGGTTTTTGCGATAGAATGTTCATTGCTTATCAAAAAGTTGCGCCAGAGCATAATGGCCTAACCTGCAAAAAGCGCTTTGTAAAAAGCGCGAAAACGGGACGATTGAAAGAGCAAGCGGAGTTAAATCGCTATCCCGATCCACAATTTAATATTTTGGTTTTATCACCCAAATGGTCCACCGCCTATGATATTTCTACGGCAGAAATTGCCCGTGATTTTAGAAACTCAGGCATAAAAACCAATTTCACTTTATTTAATTATGAAGGCAATGAAATAGAAGCCGAAGCCATGATTACATGGGCGCAGTTAAAGCAATTCGACCTCATTTTTTCAATGGGCTCGAAGGCAACCGATTTTGTAAGTCGAAATTACAAACATGGCACCATTCCAGTTGTCAGCGCCTGTAGTAAAGATCCAATTGCCATGGGCTATGTCGATCCATTACTGATGAAAAGCCAAACAAATATTGCTTATACATCGCTAAACATTAATGTAGATACGCAACTGGCCTATATCAAATCTAAGTTCTTATCGGATCTAACCGATTTGGCAATTATTTATGATACCAACAACACCAGTTCTGTGGTGACACAGGTAAGACCGTTTTTGAGCCTACAAGAAGCATATAAAGTAAAGGTGAGTGAAATTGGGGTTGATTTAAAAGACCCAAATCATAATCTTGAGCGCAAAATGCAAGAATTTGTTGAACTTGATAAATCAAACCAAGCCAAAGCCTTTTTAGTGACAGGCAGCTCTGAGCTTTATGAGAATGTCGATTTAATTAACGCTTATGCGCAAAACGTACCTGTGCTGAGTGTCACGCCGAGTCATGTTGAAGGCGGTGAGCGAAGTGTCTTTATGGCTATTGGTGTCAGTTTTGAAAGTAACGCCCGTTTAGCGGCAAACTATGCTAAACGTATTTTAATGCACAAAGGCAAGCCGGGGGAGTTACCAGTCGGTTTAGTAAAGGCACCTGATATTGCAATAAATTTGATGCGAAAGCCTGATGAAATCACCAGCCTACCCATTAACTTTTTAGAAGATGCCCTGCATATTTTCAATAGCCAAGGAGAGCCGATGAAAGTTGGCGGCTTAATTATGTCTTCAACTCAGCTGTAA
- a CDS encoding GNAT family N-acetyltransferase, protein MAIEFTYLAYHPQHIPLLAKWYFDEWGTYVEDGSVESFQDKLQDYLNTDQVPLIILAVDGQTLVGAVQIKYREMTIYPDKEYWLGGVYVNPDYRGQHIASQLVMHAEKYAIELKISLLHLQTESLNGGLYAKLGWEIETQVNYRDVDVAVMQKVLTD, encoded by the coding sequence ATGGCGATAGAATTTACTTATTTAGCTTATCATCCTCAGCATATACCCCTGTTGGCAAAATGGTATTTTGATGAATGGGGCACCTATGTTGAAGATGGCTCGGTTGAATCGTTTCAAGACAAGTTGCAAGATTATTTAAACACGGACCAAGTGCCACTCATTATTTTGGCTGTTGATGGCCAAACCTTAGTGGGCGCGGTACAAATTAAGTACCGTGAAATGACTATTTACCCCGACAAAGAATATTGGCTGGGTGGTGTGTATGTTAACCCTGACTACAGAGGGCAGCACATTGCATCTCAATTGGTTATGCATGCAGAAAAGTACGCCATTGAGCTCAAAATCAGCCTTCTACATTTGCAAACAGAGTCTTTAAACGGTGGCCTTTATGCCAAACTAGGCTGGGAAATTGAAACACAGGTTAATTACCGAGATGTTGATGTGGCTGTGATGCAAAAAGTATTAACTGACTGA
- a CDS encoding DUF2589 domain-containing protein, whose protein sequence is MSVNQGPALLSMAQQFSGLPMKDLIGGPLMAAAQANHKMAMTQVQFMLDTCFNKTESKSKDSEFKGEMLEPIMVALTLKRPVLTTSNKDGEITTAQSSVESEIHLPLLTLLPLNALAVDDVNIHFNMEVKSSFSHEKSNEQSQSVGAEASFTQKLNYGLGSTEVSGSVSYSNESKNSETEKYNKSNKATYDVKVHAGQLPLPEGVGVIIKAYTDNISPVIISGDGTKADGTGG, encoded by the coding sequence ATGAGTGTAAATCAAGGGCCTGCGCTGCTATCGATGGCGCAACAATTCAGCGGCTTGCCAATGAAAGACTTGATTGGCGGGCCATTAATGGCAGCTGCACAAGCCAACCATAAAATGGCGATGACGCAAGTACAGTTTATGTTAGATACCTGCTTCAATAAGACTGAGAGCAAGTCAAAAGATTCAGAGTTTAAAGGTGAAATGCTTGAGCCTATTATGGTGGCGCTAACATTAAAACGCCCTGTGCTCACTACCAGCAATAAAGACGGTGAAATAACCACGGCTCAATCATCTGTTGAGTCAGAAATTCATTTGCCATTACTGACCTTACTTCCTTTAAATGCGCTTGCGGTTGATGACGTAAATATTCATTTTAATATGGAAGTTAAATCGAGCTTTTCTCATGAGAAAAGCAATGAGCAAAGTCAGTCGGTCGGTGCTGAGGCATCGTTTACTCAAAAGCTGAATTATGGCTTAGGCTCTACAGAAGTCTCTGGCTCAGTGTCATACTCGAATGAAAGTAAAAATAGTGAGACTGAAAAATATAATAAGAGCAACAAAGCCACCTACGATGTAAAAGTACATGCGGGTCAGTTGCCTTTACCCGAAGGTGTGGGGGTGATTATTAAAGCGTATACAGACAACATTTCACCTGTGATCATCAGTGGTGACGGAACTAAAGCCGATGGAACAGGAGGTTAA
- a CDS encoding SRPBCC family protein, which produces MSNYAVKKAKRDSIMLVVEYQKRITCSTDTLLNTLLDHSNLDRFFNAKFKVLKPANKDEITGGKGCIRQVSILGVCFEEQIIQADQTGICYQVLNDFPVRQHRGEIHFQKTGEHTQISYRIQCQSPWYIPKFVLKDILQKDIQQCLNRLGDMYDPR; this is translated from the coding sequence TTGTCAAATTATGCTGTTAAAAAAGCCAAACGTGACTCGATTATGTTAGTCGTTGAATACCAAAAACGGATTACTTGTAGCACAGATACGTTACTTAACACCTTGCTCGACCACAGCAATCTTGACCGTTTTTTTAATGCAAAATTCAAAGTACTCAAACCTGCCAACAAAGATGAAATAACAGGCGGAAAGGGGTGTATTCGGCAGGTATCAATATTGGGTGTATGTTTTGAAGAGCAGATCATCCAAGCTGACCAAACTGGAATTTGTTATCAAGTGCTCAATGATTTTCCAGTTCGCCAGCACCGTGGTGAAATTCACTTTCAAAAGACTGGCGAACACACTCAAATTTCGTATCGAATTCAATGTCAAAGTCCTTGGTATATTCCCAAATTTGTGCTCAAAGACATCCTTCAAAAAGACATACAACAATGTCTAAATAGACTTGGAGACATGTATGATCCCCGTTGA
- a CDS encoding zinc ribbon domain-containing protein produces MSNGWKCPKCDCRDYETDTIATTGSGWSKIFDMQNRKFTAVTCVHCTYTEFYKSSTSTLGNVFDLFTN; encoded by the coding sequence ATGTCAAACGGTTGGAAATGTCCTAAATGTGATTGTCGAGATTATGAAACAGATACCATTGCAACAACGGGCAGTGGCTGGTCAAAAATTTTCGATATGCAAAATCGTAAGTTTACAGCTGTGACCTGTGTGCACTGTACTTATACAGAGTTTTATAAAAGTAGTACAAGCACACTGGGGAATGTGTTTGATTTGTTTACTAATTAA
- a CDS encoding MFS transporter has product MSVKPVVMHNPEEQHATVNRTGLMYLLKQTVQLQVTLLLCVAVIVFIAAGEAYRVAPELVLKNICNQSHILRQQINQSLSLGMPIEYKGFTPQVHTFALQTQGVERAEIKPIYAQDDTQNSGLTPLSCSAAPGQLVEQIDIDILGLVLPKAASQQYVLQLPLATNTADVGELSIALTAGIFNQEIHQAFGKIIDSIPWVFIIFTFFVAGLFQKQAKASTLKWAFYCVFSLLTVQLVMTSFSLYQTKITGQSDAVLDLLSQRLSTVTDMGFDLDHQVRGVDELLEPYRVNNSILHSLNVSKLGEVSGSHDKEGVITNCQQIGLSDYQVCSEVLSNDIYQKLWKAVRNIFILLAALLLILNVLVEAVVSSQRSSKVSKSALPSSYRAIRAIFVLGVLLESITLSFFPAYLRQTLALGSGELQLIFSLYFLGFACVMVPAAVWVRRFGVQTMLRLALVVNSVSLLVLAYFVEAELLAIVRLLSGMSQGLLVICVQSQFLRIAQSHPQFSASNQLLIGFYIGAIAGVSVGAVVVPILGFSGVFLSAAVIGGLTFLYSLNQSIEQEVDTSGDDDVKPPASKGLLTDLLMMFKDRQLQQCLLLIAIPIKAIHTGVILIYIPVLINQQFADPNIAGQIIALYFFAILIATHFAKPKANNQLGAISLSVLGAGLSIMLIASFEWIAHTLSNYGLLQSYQELLSVSVIVIAVLMVGFFQGTLGSPLVGVMLNSHYAKQFGSDITAANYRFLERMGAVLGPMLTAVILIQDSNSKVNTNLSLVGFIFIILGFIFYIFMRLTCQKDK; this is encoded by the coding sequence ATGTCAGTAAAGCCAGTGGTTATGCATAATCCCGAAGAGCAACATGCAACAGTAAACCGCACTGGGCTAATGTATTTGCTAAAGCAAACTGTGCAATTGCAAGTCACCTTATTATTGTGTGTTGCTGTGATAGTGTTCATTGCCGCGGGTGAAGCATATCGGGTTGCCCCAGAATTGGTGCTTAAAAACATTTGTAATCAATCACATATCTTACGTCAGCAAATCAATCAGTCGCTTAGTTTAGGTATGCCAATAGAATACAAAGGATTTACACCGCAAGTACATACTTTTGCATTGCAAACCCAAGGGGTCGAACGGGCTGAAATAAAACCCATTTATGCGCAAGATGACACGCAAAACAGTGGTCTAACTCCTTTATCTTGCTCAGCGGCTCCAGGGCAACTCGTTGAGCAAATCGACATTGATATTCTGGGGTTGGTGCTGCCTAAAGCAGCCTCACAACAATATGTTTTGCAACTGCCATTAGCAACCAATACCGCTGATGTAGGCGAGTTATCAATCGCCCTAACTGCGGGCATTTTTAATCAAGAAATCCATCAAGCGTTTGGCAAAATTATCGATTCAATACCATGGGTTTTTATCATTTTTACTTTTTTTGTGGCGGGGCTGTTCCAAAAACAAGCAAAGGCCAGCACCTTGAAGTGGGCGTTTTACTGTGTGTTTAGCTTACTTACCGTGCAATTGGTGATGACCTCTTTTTCTCTATATCAAACTAAAATTACAGGTCAAAGTGATGCAGTGCTTGATTTATTGTCACAGCGCTTGAGTACAGTGACCGATATGGGGTTTGATTTAGACCATCAGGTACGAGGTGTAGATGAGTTATTAGAACCTTACCGGGTTAATAACAGTATTTTGCACAGTTTGAATGTATCTAAGTTGGGTGAAGTATCAGGATCACATGACAAAGAGGGGGTAATAACAAACTGCCAACAAATCGGACTGTCTGATTATCAAGTGTGTAGTGAGGTGCTAAGTAACGACATTTATCAAAAATTGTGGAAGGCCGTTCGCAATATTTTCATTTTGTTAGCTGCTTTATTATTGATTTTGAATGTTTTAGTTGAAGCGGTAGTCAGCAGTCAGCGAAGCAGTAAAGTGAGCAAGTCTGCTTTACCGAGTAGCTATCGAGCAATCAGAGCAATTTTTGTTTTGGGTGTCTTGCTTGAGTCGATCACTTTATCTTTTTTCCCTGCTTACTTAAGGCAAACACTGGCGCTTGGTAGCGGCGAATTACAGTTGATATTCAGTTTGTACTTCTTAGGATTTGCTTGTGTCATGGTGCCTGCAGCGGTGTGGGTTAGACGCTTTGGGGTTCAAACCATGCTGCGCTTGGCCTTAGTGGTGAATAGTGTGTCGTTACTTGTGCTTGCCTATTTTGTTGAAGCTGAATTACTTGCAATTGTAAGGTTGCTGTCAGGTATGTCTCAGGGATTATTGGTGATCTGTGTACAAAGTCAGTTTTTACGAATCGCACAATCTCATCCTCAGTTTTCAGCAAGTAATCAATTATTAATTGGTTTTTATATCGGTGCCATTGCTGGGGTGTCAGTAGGGGCGGTCGTGGTGCCAATTTTAGGATTTTCAGGGGTATTTTTGAGTGCTGCTGTCATTGGTGGCCTGACATTTCTTTATAGCTTGAATCAATCTATAGAGCAGGAAGTCGATACAAGTGGTGACGATGATGTTAAACCACCAGCAAGTAAGGGGTTACTAACAGACTTGTTGATGATGTTTAAAGACAGGCAATTACAGCAATGCTTGTTACTTATCGCTATCCCAATCAAAGCCATACATACCGGGGTGATCTTGATTTATATCCCTGTACTTATCAACCAGCAGTTTGCAGATCCTAACATTGCGGGGCAAATCATCGCCTTGTATTTCTTCGCGATCCTGATAGCGACACATTTTGCTAAACCTAAAGCCAATAACCAATTAGGAGCCATCAGTTTGAGTGTTTTGGGCGCAGGGTTAAGCATTATGCTCATAGCCAGTTTTGAGTGGATAGCGCATACCCTAAGTAACTATGGGTTATTGCAAAGCTATCAAGAGCTGCTGTCGGTGAGCGTTATTGTCATTGCGGTACTTATGGTGGGCTTTTTTCAGGGGACTCTGGGCAGCCCATTGGTCGGGGTGATGCTGAATAGCCACTATGCTAAACAATTCGGTAGTGACATTACCGCGGCTAATTATCGATTTTTAGAGCGTATGGGGGCGGTATTGGGCCCCATGCTGACAGCGGTGATTTTGATACAAGATAGTAATAGTAAAGTAAACACTAACTTATCCTTAGTGGGTTTTATTTTCATCATTTTGGGATTTATTTTTTATATTTTTATGAGGTTAACATGTCAAAAGGACAAGTAA